DNA from Cryomorphaceae bacterium 1068:
GCTAAACCCTTCTATGAAAAGAAACATTATACCTAAGTCGGAGAAGTGCCAAACCGTTTATTTACCTGTAGAAGCGGCCGGGCTTTTCTTAGCAAATCAAGATGAGCTTTACAATTTCAATCCCGAAGCACCTCAGGCTGTAGACGGCTACATCGTAGAAGATGTGATAGAGGTTCATGTCGTAAGAAGAGGCGACGTGCTGGGAAAAATCGCCGAACGATATGGGGTAGGTGTGAGTAGCATTCGAGAATGGAACAATATTCGCGGTAATACTATACACCCAGGACAAAAATTGGAAATTCATAAAACAATCCGAACTAAGGTCGGAGAAACCACAGCTCAAAAAACCGAGCCGAAGCAAGAAAAAACCGAACCTGCTGAAAAAGTCGAGACCAAAAAGCCGACGAGCTCAGAAGGAACTAAAGTACACATCGTGCAAAGTGGAGATACCCTTTGGGATATTGCCAAACTTTATCCGGGAGTAAGTATTAATGACATAAAATCGGCCAATTCGGGGCTAGATTCCCGAAGACTAAAGCCAGGACAGAAAATTAAAATTCCACCTTCATCATGACAAAAATCCTTCGCCACCTAAGCCTGCTCATTATCGGAATCCTGCTTTTCTCATCGTGCGATGAAACGAATACGCGAACGCTTCCAAGGCATTCCGGAGAATCAGGAGAGGTCCTATTGGTAATGGATGAAAGTAAGTGGCTAGGCCCTGAAGGAGACAGTCTTCGTCTTGTTTTGGAACAGTATGTTGAGCAATTACCACAAACTGAGTCCATGTTCAGTCTGCTGCAATTTTCTCCAAATGAGATGAGCAGCCTGCTTGAGCAACACCGAAATATCATAGAAATTGAAATCGGTCCCGATGCTGAAGGGAAAAACAAAGTGACCTTAAGCAAAGACAAGTGGAGCAGCGATCAATTGGTGTTCAGATCATACGCCAACAATCGAGCTGAGTGGTATGAACTTCTCAAAACGGAGTTTCCTCGCGTAGTCCAGCTCATCAATGACAAAGAAATAAGCCGGCTTCAAAAGAATTACCGACGAAATGGAAACAAGGCACTAGAAGAAAAAATTCAGAAAAAATTCGGAATAGAAATCCTGATTCCCAACGATACGGAAGTAGCTGTAGAAAAAGAGAATTTCATTTGGATCAAGCGTGAGCGCGTCAAATATTTGGGGAATACCCCTCATGATATCACGCAAGGCTTTATGGTATATCGCTACCCTTATTCAGGTGAAATGGACTTCATTGCTGACAGTCTATTGGCTGTGCGCGATTCCATTCTCAAAAAGTTCGTTCCAGGCCCTCAAGACGGAACTTATATGGGTACAGAGTACAGATACCCGCCAACAACGAAAGAAGTGACTCTGAATGGACAATATGCGGCCTACACAGCAGGGCTTTGGAAAATGGAGAACTACTTTATGGGAGGACCTTTCCGTAGAATTGCAACGAATTCTAAAAACGGCAACGAAATAATCGTAGTGTCGGGATTTGTCTTTGCACCGAAGTTTGACAAGCGCGAGTACGTGAGAGAAGTAGAGGCGGTTTTAGCCGGCCTGAAACTCTGATTTAACAAGCCGAAAACTATCTCAGGCAGAAAATACATCCATCAAAACGGGAAGAGATTTCACCTCTCCAAAACCTTCAAGTTGGAGTCGGTAATACTCAACGAGCGACATCAAGAGTCTTCTGC
Protein-coding regions in this window:
- a CDS encoding DUF4837 family protein, with protein sequence MTKILRHLSLLIIGILLFSSCDETNTRTLPRHSGESGEVLLVMDESKWLGPEGDSLRLVLEQYVEQLPQTESMFSLLQFSPNEMSSLLEQHRNIIEIEIGPDAEGKNKVTLSKDKWSSDQLVFRSYANNRAEWYELLKTEFPRVVQLINDKEISRLQKNYRRNGNKALEEKIQKKFGIEILIPNDTEVAVEKENFIWIKRERVKYLGNTPHDITQGFMVYRYPYSGEMDFIADSLLAVRDSILKKFVPGPQDGTYMGTEYRYPPTTKEVTLNGQYAAYTAGLWKMENYFMGGPFRRIATNSKNGNEIIVVSGFVFAPKFDKREYVREVEAVLAGLKL